A stretch of the Streptomyces sp. NBC_00078 genome encodes the following:
- a CDS encoding MBL fold metallo-hydrolase, with protein sequence MKLTVVGCSGSFPSAESACSSYLVEADGFRLLLDMGNGALGELQRHCGLYDLDAIFLSHLHADHCIDMCAYFVARYYRHDGGRCDPLPVYGPEGTEHRLTTAYADAPTASSMSEVFDFHTVKPSTFEIGPFTVHTERVAHPVEAYGIRVEHGGTSLTYSGDTGISSALDELARDTDLFLCEAAFTHGKEDIPDLHLNGREAGETAARAGARRLVLTHIPPWTDPQANLADARSVFDGPVDLAAPRRSYEI encoded by the coding sequence ATGAAGCTCACCGTCGTCGGCTGCTCGGGGTCGTTCCCGTCCGCGGAATCGGCCTGTTCGAGCTACCTCGTAGAGGCCGACGGCTTCCGGCTGCTCCTCGACATGGGCAACGGCGCCCTTGGCGAGCTGCAGCGCCACTGCGGTCTCTACGACCTCGACGCGATCTTCCTCAGCCATCTGCACGCCGACCACTGCATCGACATGTGCGCGTACTTCGTCGCGCGCTACTACCGCCACGACGGCGGCCGCTGCGACCCCCTGCCGGTCTACGGCCCCGAAGGCACCGAGCACCGTCTCACCACGGCCTACGCCGACGCCCCCACCGCCTCCTCGATGAGCGAGGTCTTCGACTTCCACACGGTCAAGCCGTCCACGTTCGAGATCGGCCCGTTCACGGTGCACACCGAACGCGTGGCCCATCCCGTCGAGGCGTACGGCATCCGCGTCGAGCACGGCGGGACGTCCCTGACGTACTCCGGCGACACGGGCATCAGCTCCGCCCTGGACGAACTCGCCCGTGACACGGACCTGTTCCTGTGCGAGGCCGCCTTCACCCACGGCAAGGAGGACATCCCCGACCTCCACCTCAACGGCCGCGAGGCGGGAGAAACGGCAGCCAGGGCAGGCGCCCGACGCCTGGTCCTCACCCACATCCCCCCGTGGACCGACCCCCAGGCCAACCTGGCCGACGCCCGCTCGGTGTTCGACGGCCCGGTGGACCTGGCGGCGCCGAGGCGGTCGTACGAGATCTGA
- a CDS encoding type II toxin-antitoxin system PemK/MazF family toxin: MHTSWWLALAAVVLLALVATLVDGWGRGRRPAGRRTRPPGRPEGRKATRPRPGEIWWANVPYEDGPGVKDRPCLVLVVHGERAVVAKITSKYHDERRGVIPLPPGAVGDAQGRASFLETEELREVPVRDFRRRVGVVDPVLWDQVRHLAT, encoded by the coding sequence ATGCACACGTCATGGTGGCTCGCGCTCGCGGCGGTGGTCCTGCTCGCGCTGGTCGCCACGCTCGTCGACGGCTGGGGGCGGGGGCGGCGGCCCGCGGGGCGGCGGACGCGTCCGCCGGGGAGGCCGGAAGGCCGGAAGGCGACGCGGCCGCGGCCGGGGGAGATCTGGTGGGCGAACGTGCCCTACGAGGACGGGCCCGGCGTCAAGGACCGGCCCTGTCTGGTGCTGGTGGTGCACGGGGAGCGCGCGGTCGTCGCGAAGATCACCAGCAAGTACCACGACGAGCGGCGGGGAGTGATCCCGCTGCCTCCCGGTGCCGTGGGTGACGCGCAGGGGCGCGCGAGCTTCCTGGAGACGGAGGAGCTGCGCGAGGTGCCGGTGCGGGACTTCCGCCGGCGGGTGGGTGTGGTGGACCCGGTCCTGTGGGACCAGGTCCGTCACCTGGCGACGTAG